In the genome of Lathyrus oleraceus cultivar Zhongwan6 chromosome 4, CAAS_Psat_ZW6_1.0, whole genome shotgun sequence, the window CTCCTTTGTCGCATATACTGCAAGACATTATGTGCTCCGCCAATAATGGCTTGTACGAGGGTCAAGTAGGAATTGTCTTTCTAAAAAAATCAAGCATTTATATCTGATCTCACCATATTCACAATTTGTTGATGAACTGAGAACATGTCATGTACGTAGTCATCACTAGTCTACTCATCCTCCAGTATCTCCTAATGAGATGACATAGGTGGTCCTCCAAAAGTGTATGGTGTCATGGTAGGATGTGACACCCTATAGAACCATGTGATGTAGCCGTTTGCATAAGCATGTTCTACAGGAGTTGACACCCTACGATACTTCCTGGTACCATATGACTATTAAGACCCTTAAGTATGGCATCAAGGTCTCTATGACGGACAGGGGGATGTTGTATATGAGTTGACACCCTACGATACTTCCTGGTACCATATGACTATTAAGACCCTTAAGTATGGCACAAGGTCTCTATGACGAACGGGGGGAGGAGCAGACTCTGAGGGGTGTGTCTTAAAGTAACATGAAAATACCTAAACTGACGCATCACTCTCTTGGGTAGATATGCATATATCTGACCTGACCCACAAGTCGGTCATTAGTAGTATAACGAAATGACGTAATGACTTAGGATTGAATGTAGTGAAGTAAAAATAATGTTGAACCTTAAAAAATGAACTTGAAGAAACTTGTTCACGAACTCAAATGTGATCTTAGTGAAATTTGCAGCGAATGAAGAAGAAAGGAGGAAGCGTCTGGCGTGAATATATGAATTAAACACGTTTGGAGATAATTAAACACGTTTGAAGATGTATCTCCGTAACACTCACCGAATTTTAAATTTAGGATTGTTATAGATTTCGAACTTACCCTAATATTAATACGGAGATCCATTTCCAAACTAAAATTTGACAAAATAAATCTGAATCACCCATTTATGTtgatgaatgtataaaaaagATATGTCCAAAAAACACCTCATAAGATGAAAAGTATACTCCCATTTTCTATGTATGACATTATAGATTATTCTTTCCGTGGACATTTTTTTTTCTAACTTCATGAGAGAGGATCTTCCACatctttgattttattttcttgaaTTTTGAAGACATCTTAGCAAAGCCTATATGCCCCATTTTTTTTATCGCAGACTATTCATTCCGTGGACAATTTTTTTTCTAACTTCACTAGAGAGGATCTTCCAGgtctttgattttattttcttgaaTTTTGAAGACAATATGCCCCATTTTTTAACGACCACCCCATTAATATTTTTAATCACACTGTGGATGAAGCTGACCAAAACAAATATTTGataaaaaataaaggaaaataaaaaaCTTATGTTTGGTTATGCATAAAGAGAATTGATTCCAAGTGAATTGATTTTGTAAAATTTAttctgattaaaaataaattagATGTAAAGTGATTTATGTTTGTATACATTTATGTAAATGTAAAAGTGGATTGAACAATAAATTCCAATGTAAAAATCATGTTTAATCTCAAAAGTTATAAATTATATCTTCAAGTACAATCAATTTTTATGACAAAATCAATTCTACTTTAGAAGAACCATATATCTCAAAAtcatttcaaaatcaattttatacCTTTAGAATTGCTTTTATCTCCTCCAAAAGCTAATCTAAACATGCccttaaaattttaaaagaagACCTGAAATTGAAACTTagttttttcttttaaaaaaCTAATACGTTTAGGAGAACTCAATAAATTTATATGTAACCCTGTAATCAAATAATAAACAATGTACACATTAAGAAGTTGGGTGGGGATGCAGAAAGTGCTTTTTACTATCTAAAataaatttaaagaaatattgcTTCTAATGAAGCATCTTCTGAAGTCCAAATAACCTGGCGATTCAATCGCTCTTACCCTCCTTCAAACCAATCTGTTCCAAGTAATGTTCTGCATCCAATGCTGCCATACACCCTGCACAAATAATTTTGCCGCATAAATCTGATTCCGATTACATTTCGCATATTATATAACTCTAGTACTTGATACAAATACAATATCCAACAAACATTGTCAAAACAACACATTTCATCCCTTCAAACCCAACACAATGTAGGGTTGGAGACTGCAATCAAGGTAAGTCAAATGCCGCAATTAGGCGACTAGGGGCGGACCACAATGAAGCCAATTAAAACAACAAATGAGTAGCAGAGATGAAAACTTCAAGATCCATAAAAGTACTACAAATCATAATATCACTTATCACTTATCATCAAAATGAGAATTTGGGGCTAACCATAGTCTACCAACACTTCATGAGTAGTTTTAACAATGACGGAAAACATTATATCTATGTACTTCCAGATAGGTTTGAAGAAACTGAATAACTATAACTACACTACATATAAATGAGTAGAGTACTTTCTCCAAGCTACTCCTGTAACATGCCTAGTTACTTCTGGAAGGAAAAATAACCAGAAATCTATGTAAAGGAACTATGATTTGTAAGTTATAATACAAATATGTTTGGCCATAATATAATTATCTTTAGCAGGTGTGTAGCTCTCCAAGAATTAAGAAAAAGTCAGAAAACTAGGATTATACTGGATGGTGCAATCAAGGTTTTAAAAACCTGCGATCACGACTGTGGGTTTTACATCAAGATTTTTTATGTCCCCATGACAATAACACAACAGAAATTGTACCAGCATAACTCATATATTTAACTGCGGTTTTCAACCATATCAAGCATCGTGATTTAAAATCTTGGGTCCAACACAAGGCATCACAAACTAGGCTGAGCAATATGCACCATGTAATTCTACCAAATGTTTTGGTAAATAAAAATGGAACACATTGAAAATAAAGGGTTCAAAGAATACATGATTTTCGAAACAAAATGTTTCAAAGCCATGTATCATATTAACCTATAGTATGCTTTGATATTGATAAACAACAATGCAACCGCAATTGAAACCACAATGGCCGCATTTGACAGCGATTCTCTACAATATCAAGGATTGCATATCGAAGCTACCAGGGCCGATATTTAAAACCTAGTATAGTATATACTTACTACTGCATTGATTTAATTTCTTCAAAAGTAAAGTCTAATAAAATCCACTTAGAAAACACACATTTCCCTAAACCCTAAACCCCAAATATCAGATAAAATCAATTAAACCCTAAACACTAAATACCAGATAACATCAATCTAATAATGTAGTATCAAATGAATATaatcaagaaacaaaaaaaaTACCAGTTCCAGCTGCGGTAATAGCTTGTCTATACTTCTTATCCTGAACATCACCAGCAGCAAAAACTCCATCAACACTAGTCATTGTAGTACCCGGCTTTGTCACAATGTAACCATCAGAATCCAATTCAACTTGACCATCCAAAAACTTAGTGGCGGGTTCGTGCCCAATTGCAAAGAACAAACCAGAAACCTTCAAATCAAACATATCACCATTCACCAAATTCTTCACCTTGACTCCCCCAAGAACCCTCCCCTTTTCATCTCCATAAGCTCCAACAACCACTGAATTCCACAACACCTCAACCTTTGGATTCTTCATCACCCTACTCTGCATCATTTTACTAGCCCTAAATTCATCCCTCCTATGAATTATGTACACTTTCGAACCGAATTTGCTGAGGAATGTAGCTTCCTCCATAGCGGTATCCCCGCCGCCGACAACCACTAAAGGTTTGTTTCGGAATATCGGAGCTGCGCCGTCACAGACCGCACAGGCCGATATTCCACGGTTCCAGAATCCGTCAGGACTGTCACCGGAGCCTTCAAAAACTAATTTTTTCGCAACTGCTCCAGTGGCAATTACTACGGATTCTGCCTCCACGGTGGTGGAATCAGTTACAACTTTTAACGGCCTTTTAGAGAAATCTACCTTTGTAACCGTTTCGGTGATGATTTCAGCGCCTAATCGCTTCGATTGTTTGCGGCAGCTGTCCATGAGTTCGGCACCGAGGATACCATCCGGAAATCCCGGGAAATTCTCGACGTCAGTTGTGGTAGTGAGCTGACCGCCTGGAGCAGTGTCGTTAGCCATCCACCCTTCGAAGAGGATCGGCTTGAGCTCGGCTCGAGCAGCATAAATGGCAGCTGTGTGAGCCGCTGGGCCGCTTCCGATTATGCATAGCTTAGTTTTCAGTAACTTGCGGCCGTTTGTTTGGTCCGAAAAAGAATAGTAGGAAGAGTCAGAGTCGTCGGAAGAAGAGGTGGAGGTGGCGGCGGAGGAAGAGGTGGCGGCGAGGGTTGCGGTAGAAACGAGTCCTACGCTTATGAAGTTGCGGGCTCTTGTAAAGAACTTGGTTGCGAAAATTCCCATTTTCGCAGttttttcaatttttctttttataaattttaaattattttagtGGTGAATAATGAAAGGGGTCAACACTATTAGAAAAGGTGAAATGACTTGAAGAATATGGAGAGGTATGTTAGTTTTGTGCTTTGTTTTGTCGTACAGCAAAAGACGATGTTATTGCGTAAACCTTGTAATTGTTCTTTCCTTTGTTCTCTTTTTTAATTTGTTAGTTGGTTAagaatttaaaatgaattaaatagtttttttaattgaaaattaatagtattttttgtttaaatatatttttgtttCTTTAATTAGAGCATTTTAAAAAATTGTTCCTTCTATTATAAAATTTACAATTTTAATCATTTAGTTTTgataatttttaaatttttatcGTGCCTCTATTTTTACATAGCAATGAGTTGAATTAATACGTTTTAAAACTAATGTCTAGTTTGTTTGCAAAATTATGGCTATATGTTGTTCACGTGAAGGAAAGAACAAAGAAATGGTTGGGATAGGATTCTTGTCCCATTTAAGGATGGTTTGTCCCAGTTAAGGATGGTTTGGGATTATGGTTTGAATATGGCCCTCGAATTGGGTTGAATAACTTCTACGTGGAATTAGTTTAATTAAAGCATAGAAATTTGTGGTGTAAATTATTTTAatttggaaaaataaaatgcATATAAATTAGTTAGAATATATTCAGATTGTTTTGGTTAgaaataattattattttaatttggaaaaataaaatgcATATAAATTAGTTAGAATATATTCAGATTGTTTTGGTTAGAAATAATTTTAGTGTTTATAAATTTAATAGACACCAATGaaaatttaatatatatattggATTTTGGTTGTAAAGGAATAAGTTTAAgtcaaaaaataattttaaaagttttatttaattaattagttaaaaaatatattaattgaatttattaaatattaatatatttaaaaatttATTCATTAATAATTATCCTAGTCATTTTTTTCATctaattaaaaatattttttatctCAATCATCAATGTCACGTGTGAAAAAATGGATGGAATCACAAAAATCCAAAATCCATCACAATTAAAGAATCAAAATCGCATATTTTATAATAAAGGCCAAAGACTCTAGTTTTAAAAgttataattaattaattagtttaaaaatatattaattcaacttattaaatattaattcatttaaaaacATATTCATTAATAATTATCATAGTCATCTTTACtatctaattatattttttttaatctCAATCATCAATGTCATGTCTGCAAAAGTGGAGGGGACAACAAAAATCCAAATACCATCAAAATTAAGGGACAAAAATCGCATATTTTGTTATATGGGGATCAATTATTTAAAACGCTCAAACTATAAGGACCAAAAATACATTTAAGCATAGTATTTTTAAGAGTATGTCAGTATTTTCTTTTATAGTAAGGATTTATTATTATTCTTATCACAACAAATTGCAAATAAGTTTTGAGtgtttttttatttataattattgATTAAAGAGGTGCAATGTATTGATATTTCAaagaatttttaaaaatattgttgacgtccgaatataatttcataattttattgataCAAATCAGTAAGATTCGTAATATAGATTTTTTTATATTAGATTTTGAATTGATAAGATTCTTAATGTATAATTTTATATGTTAGACTTAGAGTTGAGTCCCTCATTTATGGCTTATCACACCTCTCTTTAATTTCACATCCCTTTAAGTGTCATTAAATTTAATGGACATTAATATTTATTGATTATGTATTTATCACGTGGGGgatgtagcggtaaattcatgaccgagctatggataaacttaacgtcaataaaaccagagccgccaccgcgcttttattgtttccaaaggaaaagagaaaagtacgaacaaaacccaaagataagaaattttcaaatcaaaactaataaaatgtcaaagattacaggtaagggggttggttacacagagggaaggtgttagcacccaaagtgtcataggtactcatatggagtccttttttatgtgtgtatgtgttttggtataaaagatgtttgaaacaaataaagtgtgtggatgagaaaagaatttattaattatatttttgtatttgatAAGACattcagacttgtgcctacgtaccaacataaaaatgagggatcaaaacctcgtagttcgtggtatcaatttcaaaatgagtggattgcttttaacaaaagtttaagttttaaagaggcacaaagggcccaaagtttgaatgagtgttagttctttttgtattttgaaattttaagtcaatatggttaagttcatttacaagtttgatttaagaaaagagttaaaaaggcaatggcataaggtcaaagtttctattttgaaataaggtctaagtttgaaatcacaagcaaagaagattttcaaaaaagggggggagagatttttgaaatttaagaaatgagaggagatgaagagactaatcctaagcataaattaaaagttaagagttgaaaagatctgaccaatgggatgcaatccaacagacaagaatgtcatatagaaaacacactttccctttggactttgaatcaagcaataatcagcaagcaattagcaatatcagacatcatgaagatcaagacatcaaataaagatggccacatccacgcaagcaaatcccatatctagcagtcttctttgtcttctcatgcatcatatgaaatactccttgattaactcagaataaagcattaggcatgagatcaaaataacagttgcatcaagaccatgtagcagatgaattcaagtggatcccaatactcgcatcagatgaaaactcaaatcacaataacttggtctcagaaatgttggcattggccaagtccttttgcatatggaatgttgtctaatcctaagtccaaaagttcagatcaaatccaacagtccacacaaacattttttttagggtttttgttgtttattaagtattttaaggtcctaagacccCAAACACAATCAAggtacacaaacaaatatatacaatcacaatatatggctcaaatgagcaaagtgaaaatggcataaacataaacaagttaaatgatatgtaaatgacaatgaatggtaaatgattagaaattaaattgcataaaaatagataacttgaaagtaaaagcaatattaataaaaGTTAATCAAATTTtagttaattagatgttagtgatgttttgctttttcaattgattaagtcattctttagagaacactcaaccatctattcacaagaATGAATCCTTGAATgaagacatcttccaaaggaagggaaaaagaccaagtttccacacaataccatgaaagatgggagacttacaatctcacttactagaatgctatgtctttaggctcaaatttagctctatgttaagcaatagtaattggacttatgtagaagtcacaactatctaaggtcgggtaataaaaatttaggtgctaatgcatgttagagatttgatataatgaatcaaactcctaaaatataccacacactaaaagaaaaaaggtcaaaggatgaacctatctcatACATACTTGTAGTGGTTaatctaacacaaggttattgatgaaccaattagccttaggatcttgagatttcattggtcaatgaaagagatgggaaagaatgggattgaatatgaagatggaggggaaataagagaaacacaaattggtcatgggaggaatttcatcaaattaaaatcattcattcattttggaagatgaaatgtacatttcatcaatcccctaaatccaaagattttaatccaacaaaagttaaatcaaccttgaccaatgcccaaacaaatagtcaaacatcacaagtcaataaaaatggctcaacataatttgtacacaattaatcaattaaaaatcaaattaaaaatgcattaaaattcaatttcatttggtcaaaacctaaaatctcttcaaaacatcaaataaatggccaagagatttatcctaggtcaaacaaggccaaaggaccttagacaaaaaatgTCATGATTTTTGAAAcgtcagaagtatttttaaacaattaaaaatatgcataaaaacaattaattcattaaaaaatatcaaaattaatccaaaaaaataattttaatttaaaaaatgaaatgggaaaatatttaaagatttttggtgaaagtctcgtattttttggattaaaaatgaaattaatatgaattaaacaaaataaatggattaaacataaaatcataaatttaaatataaataaaaaaaacaagggccatcaaatctccctcattaattgagatggcatatctgatggccacgcgcatCATGTCCATGGTGTTCCAAAGTCAACGAGTTGCAACATTGGTAATTAGAACCAAAGGCcatgattaaaacaatttaaatagatctgatggttgagaggcgtgacaacataccaccagagctagggctccggtcgtcttctccgatggacctcatcggactgattccccatcaaccatcaccaaaataaaaaacaaggacatggattcaaaggaaaaatgctcagaagctcgaatctagcctcaattttctccaattccaattatataaaaagatacagggatttgaattttgaggatcatgaactgagttgcttcgatttgacctcaaagcaactcaatcttgttgcctacattggtaggacttcagctaaccaaaaatcacaaagaatggtgaagaattgagagagaatcgaagagatgaagtttctgaaaaataaccttcgagttgcttcaaattcacttgatcttgatcaggatttgcttgctttctcttcttctttcttgcataaaccaattgagatgaaaaaggaagtgaagttttggagtttgaacttccaaacagaagatgaagttcaagctcgatttcaaaagaaatcttcagaaattctatggaatggaggtgtagcggtaaattcatgaccattaggttatggataaacttaacgtcaataaaaccagagtcgccaccgcgcttttattgtttccaaaggaaaagggaaaagtacgaataaaacccaaagataagaagttttcaaatcaaaactaataaaatgctagagattacaggtaagggggttggttacacagagggaaggtgttagcacccaaagtatcctagggagcccttttttttatgtgtgtatgtgtttttggtataaaagatgtttacaataaatagagtgtggggatgagaaaagaatttattaattatatttttgtgtttgacaagaccttcagacttgtgcctatgtaccaacataaagatgggggatcaaaaccttgtagttcgtggtatcaatttcagagtgagtggattgcttttaacaaaaatttaagtttaaaagaggcacatagggcctaaaagagttttaatgagtgttagttcttttttgtcttttgaaatttcaAGTCAATATGGTTACATTCATTTACAAGTTCGATTAAGAAAAGAGTtaaaaaattcaatggcataaggccaaattttctagtttctaaaagagtctaagtttagaaatcacaagcaaagaagattttgaaaagagggagagatttgaaatttaagaattgggatgagatgaagagactaatcctaagcaataaatttaaaagttaagagttgaaaagatttgacctAATGGGTcgcaatccaatagacaagaatgtcatatagaaacccacttttctCTTGGAttttaaatcaagcaatatcaataagcaagtagcaaggtgaagatcaaggcatcaaataaagatagccacatccaagcaagcaatttcatactcttcttcttaatcttccccatgtatcagatgacatactccttgaatggctcagaatagggcattagacacaggttcaaagtaacctttgcatcaagaccatgtagcaaaTTAACTCATGTGGATCTCAACACTTACATCGGATTCaattcacaataacttggtttcagaaaaagttggcattggccaagttcttttgCACAAGGAATGATGCCTAATTCTAAGtcaaaagctcagatcaaatccaacagtccacacaaacattttttaggagtttttgttgtttattaattattttaaggtcctaagaccacaaacacaaacaaggtacacaaacaaatatatacaatcacaatatatggcttaagtgagcaaagtgaaaaaaaaatgacataaacataaaaaagttaaatgatatataaaatggaaaatgataaatggcttaaatataaattgcataaagtaaatgacttgaaattaaaaaggttagtcaaatattagttgattagatgttagtgaagttttgcttttcaattgtttaagtcattctttggagaacactcaactctctattcacaagcatggatccttgaaccaagacatcttccaaacgaaggaaaaaaggcaaagtttccacacaataccatgaaaaggGGGACAATAGAAATTTTGATGTTAATATATTGCTTTTGGGTcaaagtttccatacaataccatgaaagggggtACAATAGAaattttccacacaataccatgaaaggggggacttgcaatctcacttaatagaatgctttgcttttgggtcaaaatttagcgctatgttaagcaatcgtaattggagttatgtagaagtcacaactatctgaggtcgagcaatagaaattttgatcttaatgcatattagagatatggtataatggaccatactcctaaaacataccacacacaaaaagaaaaatgatcaaaggatggacctaaaCTTATCCATACTTCTATTtgttcatctaacacaaagttattgatgaactaattagccttaggatattgagacttcattggtcaatgagagggatgtgatagaatgggattgaaagatgaagagggaggtgaaatgagacaaacacaaattggtcatgggagaaattttatcaaattaaaatcattcattcattttgggagatgaaatgtacatttcatcaatcccctaaatccaatgattttaatccaacaaaagtcaaatcaaccttgaccaaggcccaaacacatagtcaaacttcactagttaataaaaatgactcaacataatttctacacaattaaacaattaaaaataaaattaaaatacatttaaattaaattatgtttgatcaaaaacctaaaacctctttaaaacaccaaataaatggccaagagattcatcataggtcaaacaaggtcaaatgactttggagaaaaaatttcattatttttgaaaagtcagaagtatttttaaacaattaaaaatatgcacaaaaacaattaaatcatgaaaaatatcaaaattaatccaaaaaataattttaattcagaaaatgaaaaaggaaaacatttgatttttttttttgcgaaagtcccatattttttggatcaataatgaaattagtatgaattaattaaaaataagcaattaaataaaataatcataaattcaaaaaaaatgagaaccatttgatctccctcattaattgaggtggcagatctgatggtgagaaacgcgcgttccacatgttccttggtcaactgaaacacacacatggtaatcaaaagcaacgcacgagattagAAGATGGAGAGAAGATCTGATGGATAAGAGCATGCCACCACACCACCGGAGCTAAggctccggttgtcttctccgacggacctcaccggactggtccaccaccaaccttcactaaaatgaaaaagtaagacatggatttaaagaaaaaatgctcaggagctcgaatctggcctcaattttgtccaattccaagtatataaaaagatacatggatttgaattttgaggatcatgaactgagttgcttcgatttgacctcaaagcaactcaatcttcttgcctacattgataggactttagacaaccaaaaatcaacaagaatggtgaagaattgatgaagaatcgaagagatgaaaaatctaaaaaatcaccttc includes:
- the LOC127074799 gene encoding thioredoxin reductase NTRB; amino-acid sequence: MGIFATKFFTRARNFISVGLVSTATLAATSSSAATSTSSSDDSDSSYYSFSDQTNGRKLLKTKLCIIGSGPAAHTAAIYAARAELKPILFEGWMANDTAPGGQLTTTTDVENFPGFPDGILGAELMDSCRKQSKRLGAEIITETVTKVDFSKRPLKVVTDSTTVEAESVVIATGAVAKKLVFEGSGDSPDGFWNRGISACAVCDGAAPIFRNKPLVVVGGGDTAMEEATFLSKFGSKVYIIHRRDEFRASKMMQSRVMKNPKVEVLWNSVVVGAYGDEKGRVLGGVKVKNLVNGDMFDLKVSGLFFAIGHEPATKFLDGQVELDSDGYIVTKPGTTMTSVDGVFAAGDVQDKKYRQAITAAGTGCMAALDAEHYLEQIGLKEGKSD